Part of the Salminus brasiliensis chromosome 2, fSalBra1.hap2, whole genome shotgun sequence genome, CATTAAGAGTACCACCCCAAGGTTAGCATTTGTACACTGAAAGGTCAGTACTGACTGTGTCGGGTAGTATCTAAggttatctttattttttagccTATTTGCATTAACAAACAAGTTTGCAGTTTGCCCTGCCCAAGAGCGAAATATTGTCTTTATTTGCTATGTTGAAGATTAGTATTCCCATTTTAACCTACAATGTAGGTGGCACtcataaaaaatccagataatCCAGTTAACTGTTTTCCTCTCAACAGTTGTGTCTCCTTTGTTTTGTGTAGACAATTCTGAGGGTGTATCTCTGCCTCTGGACAATTCCAAGGACTTTGTCCTATCCTTCAATGTGAAGTTCACTTCCAATGGTAGCGTATCAGTGGTGTTGGAGACTACGGAGAAAGGTCCCCCATATGTCCTCCACTACGTCACTAGCTCCCTCCTCATTTCCTTTAAGGACAGGCACATCACCTACGGCATCGGCCCCCGAACAGGCTGGAGTACACTGAGTCGAGACCTGGTTACTGACCTGCGTAAGGGGGTCGGTTTGTCCAATACAAAAGTAGTGAAGGCGACTCGGATCATGCCTCGGCGCGTGGTCCAGCTGGAACTGCACGGCTCAGGCTTCATCAGCAACATCAGCATTTCGTCCACAGCTCACATGGCTGCCTTCTTCGCGGCGAGTGACTGGCTCCTGCGCAATCAGGACGAGCGTGGCGGGTGGGCCATCAGAGTGGCACGGAAGCTGGGGGAGGGCTTTAGGACCTTGGAGCCTGGCTGGTACTCGGCCATGGCCCAAGGCCAAGCCATGTCCACACTGGTGCGGGCTTACCTGATCACACATGACCCGGTGTACCTCAGCGCTGCTATGAGGGCCACGGCACCATTCAAACGGACATCGGAGCAGCATGGTGTGAAGGCCCTGTTCATGAACAAGTACGACTGGTATGAAGAGTACCCAACCACGCCCAGTTCCTTCGTGCTTAATGGCTTCATCTACTCTCTGATTGGTCTATTTGACGTGGCAGAAATAGCAGGTGACAAATTTGGCAGAGAGGCAGGCATACTGTTCAGCCGAGGATTAGAGTCGCTGAAAGCTATGCTGCCACTGTTTGACACAGGTTCTGGGACTGTGTACGACCTGAGACATTTCACATTGGGTGTAGCACCAAATCTAGCACGCTGGGACTACCACACCACTCACATAAACCAGCTGCAGCTGCTGGCTTCCATAGATAGTTCACCTATTTTCAGAGACTACGCCAAACGCTGGAAGACTTATCTGAAAGGGGGTCGTGCCAAGCACAACTAGATTTATCCTAAAAGGACTGATTTTTACTATAGAGAATCTCCTGAACTGTTAATAGCAGAATCTgtgcaacaacaaaaacaataaagagtTGTTGAAATGCTGCTGTGTACGAAACGGGACAGTcagggatgtcccaatctgGTCTGGAAGATCAGAACTGTGGCCAATCAAGGTATATTTTATTGGATCGAATTGGCTATATTCAACTCACTGTTGGAGAGGTGACAAACAGACATTATCCTCACATTTTTAGTAATTAACAAGCAGTCTAAATGTCCCCATATGGAACTATTTGGCCttgaaaatgttgaaaatgaaTACAGCCCAATAGTCACTTTTTGTATCTTCAGTGTTAACATTTCATCTGTGGTTAAGATAGATGCCTTTCAATAAAAACTGTTAAACCGGAATTGGGAATATTCAGCTTAGCGTTAGCAAcgcattcaaagcagaaaatggAGTGCATTGTGAATGTTGGAGCTAGTTAACGAGCAAAGGAAGCGGGTTCAAGACATTCTAAAACAGACATTTAAATACACTTCACTTAAATATacaatttatatacatttatattaaagcTTTACACTAATATAGACTATATTAGACTTTAAACTGTTTAAAGCTCAACtttagttcagttcattttAGTTAAATCAACTTCTGCCTGCTTCCACTTTAACATATGCATACTCTAAAATGTCATTGATTTTCCTACAGCatttgaaaatgataaactgatcagccataacattagcgccatctgccctgagtaggtcccccttgtgccaccagaacagatctgagcattcgaggcatggactccacaagacctctgaaggcatcctgtggtatctggcaccaagacattagcagcaggccctttaagttctgtaagttgtgaggttgggcTTGCTTTAATGAGTCTGAGGTGCCCATGGCCCTGTCGACAGCTTaccagttgtccttttttggaccattggtagtaggtactgaccactgcataccagaaacatccaacaagacctacctgatgctttagagatgctctgactcAGCCCTTGCCAAATCACCTGTCATTACTTATTactggtattaatgttatggttgattggtGCATATAAATTGGCTATGAAGAATGATGTTGCTTACTTCAGTGTACTTCAGGTGTGCATTGTGTGGCTGTATTGTCTTAGGAAATACAAATCCTTTTACACTTGGCACATACTTTAGATTTAATGACAATATTGAGGACAGTATTGATCAGGATATCCCTAGTCACAGCTGAGAAATATCATCCAGTAGTTTAAGCGTAGTTCACATACATTCGCATTTATGAAGCTGATGAGATTTTTTAGAAGATTCTTACACATAAACGATTGTACTAATAGTGATAGTTCCTTTATACTTCTGAAAAAGCGGTTAAGCAGTAAAAGCAATTCCGATATTTACATGCACTTTAAGATAAGCACATTCAATTTAGCATACTATGATTTGGTAAAAACAGCAGTGATAAAAGCAAACATTAGGACTGTGAATCTGTGTAGAGTAAAACTGAGCAATGAT contains:
- the glcea gene encoding glucuronic acid epimerase a; translated protein: MRCLVARVNHKTLIVICAVFALITVLLWNKCSSDVTFHTPTKPQPEPAPTPEEEEENGQPPEAPPVAKEVPYEQIDCLINEDFTIKGRREGGEVYLPFSWVEKYFDVYGRLVQYEGMERFEFSHSYSRVYAQREPYHPDGVFMSFEGYNVEVRDRVKCISGVEGVPISTQWGPQGYFYPIQIAQYGLSHYSKNLTEKPPDIKTYGTVEERDGSPNLWTVPKGCSLAKLHDPGNSATVHQFSTPDNSEGVSLPLDNSKDFVLSFNVKFTSNGSVSVVLETTEKGPPYVLHYVTSSLLISFKDRHITYGIGPRTGWSTLSRDLVTDLRKGVGLSNTKVVKATRIMPRRVVQLELHGSGFISNISISSTAHMAAFFAASDWLLRNQDERGGWAIRVARKLGEGFRTLEPGWYSAMAQGQAMSTLVRAYLITHDPVYLSAAMRATAPFKRTSEQHGVKALFMNKYDWYEEYPTTPSSFVLNGFIYSLIGLFDVAEIAGDKFGREAGILFSRGLESLKAMLPLFDTGSGTVYDLRHFTLGVAPNLARWDYHTTHINQLQLLASIDSSPIFRDYAKRWKTYLKGGRAKHN